The window TCTATCCATTGCAAAACCttttcttattgaaaaaaaaaattatggggaAAACACCGACGTGGGTGCAACCCAAGTACCTAGGGAACACATATGGACTACGTGGAACTATGCTAGttcatggaaaagaaattatggattttatcaaatattaatttttagagGGGTAACTGTATGGATTTTGCAAACAAGCCACTTTAATACAAAGAAACCAACTGCAACCCTAAATCCTAGCATTCCCATCCATAGATGGTGAAAACACTGATATCTTATTCTCTTTTACATACTGATCCTataaatggaaaaggaaaaagtatcAAACAGAGCTTGAATAGATGCTGGGATTGCTGGATGGAACAGCAGAACTGTAGGCAAACGTACATTAATGTGAGGCTGCAGGAGAAgacaaatccaaatccaaaaatcgGCAATGCATTCACATACTCTAGAATCTCAGCTTGAGAATTGTGGTTCTTTTTACATGATCTTTTGACTGAGGTTCTTAATACATGTATTTAATCAGACTTTGAATTTCAGGGGGCAAGTTTGAAAACAGGATGGACATAATATCTCAACTACAAGAACAAGTGAATACAATTGCTGCTCTTGCTTTCAATACCTTTGGGACGCTACAGAGGGATGCTCCTCCAGTTCGACTCTCCCCTAATTACCCGGAACCTCCTCCAATCCCTACACTTACAGAGGATACCCCTAACATTTCTGACCAACCCAAGCTCATGTCTGCTGCTCTCGTTAAGGCTGCCAAGCAGGTTAGCAAATTTGCTGCTGTTTGTCAGTCCTTTTCTAATCAATATTTAGAGCCATTTTAAGGGCATGCTCGGACTTTCCCTGGACCCCAGTAATGGAATAATTTCTTATATGACATTTGAAGGTAGTAATTATGAATCATCCTTGATTAAGTtatcaaagaaaatgagatcCATAAACATAACTAATGAATAGGATGAGTTATAGGTTTTCATGCAATTccacaatttcaaattttctcatGATTTCTGTTTTTAATGATCCTAATGCTACTTGTACATAGTTTGTAGCCCCTTGGCACCTTTTAGTGAATAAGTAGGATTTAATGACCCCATTAAATGGTAAAATCTATGCATATTAGTTCAAAACATAATGGGCCagtttaaactttatttttaatttatcccACTTGGGAAATCTAATTAGCACATTTGTATTCAGTTTGATGTGTTGGTTGCAGCACTTCCATTATCCGAGGGAGGTGAAGAAGCTCAACTGAAAAGGATTGCAGAACTCCAGGTATATGGTTTGACTGTTTCTCCCTTCTCCATACAACAATGCCACACTCTAGTGTGGTTGTATTTTCTCCTAATTCTTCGGTTCATATGCATTTTGTCCAGGCTGAAAATGATACTGTGGGCCAAGAACTACAGAAGCAACTAGAAGCTGCAGGTGAACACTCTGATATACAAGGGGACCTTAAAAATAACCCTGTTGCCAATAACgacttctttttatctttttcaagTTATATCTCTTGAATTAACTGTGCCTGTGATAATTGGTGGTGCCAGAGAAGGAGTTGAAGCAAGTCCAGGAGTTGTTCAGCCAAGCTGCGGATAATTGCCTGAACTTGAAGAAGCCAGATTGAAGAACGGGCAGCGGCACCCATTGGTGGCAATTCCTTTTCTGTCTTTTTCTTATTAGTAACATTCATTGGCTGCACGGGATGTGCttcatatgtatattttttgttGGTCTTAAATCCCTTTTCTTGTAAAACATATGGAGGATCATCTTCATGATGGTCCATCATTTTGTAGTGGATTCACAGCAAAGACTTCCTAAACATGCTTCTGGTGGTCCATTGACGTTTTCCCCTTATTCCCCAAtcacacttttttttaaaaaaagcatgtttgacaatgtttttaaagaaaaattaagtctgatgataaaacttaaaaaacactatcaaaatCACAAATGTTGTTTGAAGAATTACTTGACAGGTGATTAGTAATGCtcgatggttttttttttttttttgtaagttagaaatatttcctaaaaacaTTGTCAAACGGACACAATCCCAAAATGACTTGGTCGACTAGTTGAGTAATAAGAGTTCCACATTGTAGAAAGTTCCTACTTTACCAAAGCCATCCAACGCCAAATTACATAGGACCAATTCCAGAGAAAGTCATTAGAATAACAATATCAATCAAACGCCAATACTTAGGTCTACGTATAGGATAGGTGAATTAAACCCAGAGCCTAACAAA of the Vitis vinifera cultivar Pinot Noir 40024 chromosome 10, ASM3070453v1 genome contains:
- the LOC132254535 gene encoding uncharacterized protein LOC116803646 isoform X1, which produces MDIISQLQEQVNTIAALAFNTFGTLQRDAPPVRLSPNYPEPPPIPTLTEDTPNISDQPKLMSAALVKAAKQFDVLVAALPLSEGGEEAQLKRIAELQVYGLTVSPFSIQQCHTLVWLYFLLILRFICILSRLKMILWAKNYRSN
- the LOC132254535 gene encoding uncharacterized protein LOC116803646 isoform X2 — encoded protein: MDIISQLQEQVNTIAALAFNTFGTLQRDAPPVRLSPNYPEPPPIPTLTEDTPNISDQPKLMSAALVKAAKQFDVLVAALPLSEGGEEAQLKRIAELQAENDTVGQELQKQLEAAEKELKQVQELFSQAADNCLNLKKPD